The Dioscorea cayenensis subsp. rotundata cultivar TDr96_F1 chromosome 11, TDr96_F1_v2_PseudoChromosome.rev07_lg8_w22 25.fasta, whole genome shotgun sequence genomic interval ttaaaataaaaaaatggcaaaCCCGAACTAAATAAGTTGTTTTAGGCCGGGCTTTCGGGCTGATCATAGGcccattaataaattaaatggctagtcatataaaataaataactacttTTACTTGTTTCATCATATTTGTGGGAGCCACCCACCCTTGACCAATTCACTTTTCTAACTTTGGTTAGGTAAGGGGTTGGTGgggtaatattattattattattattattattattattattagtcatTATTATCTTTGAAAATGTcagttaaaataatattaaatactttatttaacaatacatttttaaaaaaaattgaatatttgttgataatctcaatactattttatctttaattttcaaaatatatatatatataattaatactgcTGCAATCAGAAATATTTGGTATTTCATTCCTCTTGCAactcaaattattttaaaaaaatcaaaaatataaataaataactcatcatttcttttattagtcaaaatattttttttttattatttataatttatgttatttagtATTTGGTCCTCTCATCCATCTTCTTACAATGGATGAGATTCTCAACGATTTCCAAAGCTATATGTCACAATAAAGACTTtcacattttataaataaataaataaataaatatgtatgtaAATAGATAGAAATTTGAGGTtgataataaatttgtttattaaaaattataaatattgaaaatatatatatatatatatatattttgtacttTTGGGGTACTTAAAgggtataatttttatttttttttatttttttaaaaaaaagaggggtATATTGGTGAATAAATAAGGCATGGCAGTCAAACATAACAATAGATCTCATCTTGTGAAAAGTGCCATCTTTGAGAGAAGCCCCAAACTCGGTGGCGGAGCGTTCTCTTCCCAAAAGTAGGTAAATTTCTTGCTGTTTAACCCTAATTTCATGGTGATTTTGTGATCTGAGATTGATGTTTTGGATGATTGAAAGACAGGGATGGCCAGCGAGAAGAAAATCTTTCACTTTGATGAGGTTTCCAAGCACAACCAGACCAAAGATTGCTGGCTCATCATCTCCGGAAAGGTCCTTCCTTTAACCTTTATATGTGAAAAAGTTGTTGTCTTTTGTGGGGGGGAGTTTTGATCTGGATCTTGGGGGTGTGGGATTTACtgttttgcttttgatttggttGGCTTTGTGTGTCTTCTTGTTTGATTCTTGATTATTGAAGTTTGTTCTGTGTTGCAGTTGTTTTGTTGTTCTGATTTTTGTCTCCTCAGTTAcgtttttatgtatttgtttgtgAAAAAGTTGATTTGGCATGGATCTTGAGGGTTGGATTTGCTTTCTTATTGGTTTGATTTCATCTGTTGTTCTGTTGTTTAgtagattgttttttttttttggtcccaatataatattgattttgttgttcTGCTCTTTCCTGAGTCCATCTCTATATCTTCCGTTGTTTCATTGAGagtatttcttatttttgttgttcaatGTTACTTTACTTTGTTAATCTGCtcaatttgtgtgtgtgtgtgtgtgtgtgttctgtTCTAGTTTTAAATATTGGTCTTTGAGAAGCTTATTATGATAAATTGAGATTTATAAGTGTTATAATTTCCTTTTGAGAAGAAGTGCAAACAAGGTAAAATTATTGGATGTGAAgattaaaagaatgaaatatgaaaagaaagagGAGTATATAATCAGCTTTATCTGAGAGTATTGATGACTTGGTTTGGAGAATCCAATTCTCCTCATCTTTGTCATCCAAAATTGTTCAAGTTAGTTGTTCATTAGAATAAAGTGGCTTTTGAAGTTCTTTGGTCTTTGATTAAACTTGATGGTTTTTTAATGTTCCATTCTTTTCCTGTGCTTCCAatacttcattttctttttatctggtAAACATTGTGCAGTATAAAAACATACAATGTTCACTTTTGTTTCAATGTGCTGGTTTTCTTCCAAACCTGAAGTTACATTTGTGATTTTTTAGCATGGCTTTTTTATCAAGATATTGTTTGTATAGATTACGTCCGTTTAAATGCAGTCTGATGATGGTAGCATGAAGGAGTTAGTAGATGCAAGTTGATTAAATTAGAAATTATCCTCTTAAAATGAGCTTATGATTTAAAAGAATTCCATGGTTGGAGTTTAAGAAATCAAGCAATGGTTATCAAGCTTAAAGTGGATGATAATGTTTATCCGTGTATGCTGTggaaaaatatgtataattaatgCCACAGATAGGGGGCGctaattttaaactaattaatattgtttttgttttaaagacCATAAGGAAAGACCTTATCGTTAAGATAAGTCATtgatatggatatatatatgtcttatgGATTTAATCATTTTGATTGCATGCAATTATCTTGTTCAGGTGTATGATGTTACTCCTTTCATGGATGATCATCCTGGCGGTGATGAGGTTTTGCTTGCAGCCACCGGTAAAATACTTACTGGCTTTTAATTTACATGCATGATTATTTTCACATTACTTAAAGTTCTGAATGTTATTATTTTGCAGGAAAGGATGCAACCAATGACTTCGAGGATGTAGGCCACAGTGACTCCGCGAGGGACATGATGCACAAGTACTACATTGGTGAAATCGACGCAGCTACAGTTCCAAAGAAGCGCGCCTACGTTCCACCACAACAAGCGGCATACAACCCCGATAAGACCTCTGAGTTTGTGATCAAGATATTGCAATTCCTTGTGCCGATCATGATTTTAGGCTTGGCCTTTGCGGTTCGGCACTTTACTAAGGTAGAGTAGCTGCATTTTGTTCTTTAAAAAGCTAAGAAAGTCGAAAATCATATCTGTGAACCAACAATGTTTGGTTTGTAGAACAGTTGGTATTACTTCGTTGTTATGCTTTGTTAAGATGCTATAAATGACTTATCTCTTGAAactcttatttttctttggtATTGTGTTGCAACAAAGCTTAAATTATTCAGCATATGCTTGAGGGCATTACGGTAGTTcatatgataaatattattctcTCTTTAGTAGTTTGGGGTAAATGCTTCGAGTGGGTATTGTAGTATGTTCAATTTTCACTTTgagcatcaaacttcaattaTCTAACTTCATGGTTTTATTGGGATCACATCAACAATGATGTTAATGTGAccatttatttatacaaatcaATGATATCCTAGTATACATAATAAAGTGGGGGTGCTGACATCATTGATAATGTGGCATGTATGCGTCAACGGATGACACCTATAAATTGTTGTGACaagataattttggaaatatcGTCATCAAATTTCTCTCAACCgaaatgatataaattgaagtttgatacTTATAGTGTAAATTAACCATTATCCAATAAGCACTCAAGATATTTACTCCAGTAGTTTgttatgtcatatatatatatatatatatatatgggaaaacattatctagggatgtttttaaatctaagtcgttggatcatcatccgatggttgattgattatataaacattgtacacctttttactgttcatgatcactgtacgacactgtagaacgcggtttctactgttcataatgataagagccgtcagattttcatccgatggctactatggacatccctagatttgaaatctagagaCGTCCCTAGATGGTGGGttctctatatgtatatatatatatatgtacacatagCCACTAGCTAGTTCTGTTTTGGCAGAGGAATAGGGGGAGTGGATTAAGGCCTGGAATCCATGAAATAGATTTATACACCTTTTGATTAGAATGAGAACCAATTAATCAAACATTAAAATAGATTATAGAGCTTGGTTTTAGCATTGCTTTAAAAAAACCATGTTTGgtgtattttacttttttattaaaaaaagtgtttgATGACACAATTGAATGTTGTAGTGAAGAGCTTGGTTTTATCGTTgcttaaaatttaagaaaaaaatagcaaCTATTCAATGGAAAAAGaacttatattattaaataagaaattatgtactgaagtaataaaaaatttataaaaacattaaattttttttcttcaaatctactttatatatatttaatttacttcaataaatataaataaatcacgttttattgtattttttattaaaactatgagacattaaattatatttaattatatttatattttaaataaatatttttattttttaaatagtagaaatattttttcaatattatctgaaaagtgttttttgttttcgataaatcaatcaatattataaatttactaATCGATATGAAGCATACTTGTAAGTtaaaatattggaaaaaattaaaactttactGGCATAAAGTCATAATTAGAATACTATATATGCTTATTTGGTTcgcaataataatatattatcattCTAATAGGATCATCATATATAGTAGTAAAGTAgggaattttaattattattattatcaagttctttagtaattttttaagGCTAATAATCATACATTACCATCAAGGCCTACTTAAGGGTATGGCCAATAAAGCAATTGTTTTAGGctccaatattttttaaagccttatctttagattttttttaataataattttaaaaacttaaaatttttaaggaCTCCCAATAATTATcctaatacaaaaaaattaatttaatatttagctaatgttatataatcttatttaacttttaaaatttaaaataacatagtaagatattaaatatttttattttgatacttAATCAATCTCATATCTTTTTTAACAAACTtttctcatgcatttatttatatgaaattaatataatatttattttttttattgtaaataagAGTTTTcgtaatttttatattgttatatttttacttttatgagTTTTGCTATATCTTCATCATGAATTTAGTAAAAAAAGACAAACacgtatttattaaaataaattttaatatgtattaaattaattagagggtttattttaaaattctgTTTTAAGTCTCTAGTTACCTTGCCGCCTTTGATTACCATTAATATTATCACTACTATTAATCCATGAGATTTAAATATTAAGGGAactgaattttttatatttttaaataaagaaaaagaaagaagagatgtTTGGCATGTCAGAGAAATTAAGGAACCTGGGTGTAATTTTAGgaaataatacaatttttaataaaatttaaattattaattaattttaacagttaaaatatattattagattattatttttactaaatcTGTTTTGACCGTCAGTTACTTTATACCTgataattctttt includes:
- the LOC120272648 gene encoding cytochrome b5, translated to MASEKKIFHFDEVSKHNQTKDCWLIISGKVYDVTPFMDDHPGGDEVLLAATGKDATNDFEDVGHSDSARDMMHKYYIGEIDAATVPKKRAYVPPQQAAYNPDKTSEFVIKILQFLVPIMILGLAFAVRHFTKVE